One Mycolicibacterium rufum genomic window, CAGGCCCACCGCCGCCCACGCGTACAGCTCGGGGGTGCTCAGCAGCGCGCCGACGCCCGCCCAACTCGTCACGTCCAGCCGGTCCACCACCGCCTTGGTGAGCACCGCGAACAACCCCCACAGGCCGCCGGAGACGACGGCCAGCAGCACGGCGCTGGCCGTCGGCGAGGCCATCTGAGCTCCGAGCAGGCACAGCGCCATCGCCGGGCCGAGCACGGCGGCCACCCACAGCCAGGTGTGCAGCGAGGCCCGGGACGCGCCCGCGGTGGGGTCGCCGACGGTGACGATCACGGCCACGGCCGCGGCCAGCAGCGCCGCCCACAGCCATTCCCACCGGGTCACCCGCCGCCCCGACAGCCGCGCGCTGATCGGCAGCGCGAACAGCAGCGACGTGACCAGCAGGGCCTGCACCAGCAGCACCGATCCCAGCCCCAGCGCGGCGGCCTGCAGCGCGAACCCGATCGCGGCAACCCCGCTGCCCAGCCACCACCGCCCGTCGCGCAGCAGCCGGGCGAACAGCTCGAGGTGCCCGACCGGTTCGTCGGTCACCTCGTGCGCGGAACGCTGATGGATGACATCGCCGACCGCGATGAAGAAGGCAGCGGCCAGCGCCAGCACCGCGGCGAGGTCCGCCTTCGCCATCAGCCATCTCCTTCCCGCGCCCGGGGCGTTTTCGCACCGAGCCTAGAGATCACCGGCGCCAAGGCGTGGGCGCAGCGCCGGGCAACCTGTTTGAATAGCGGTCGGAGCTTGTGAGGCGCCGCGCTGCGCGGCACGGTGCGCGGAGACCGCGCGGAGGACATGAGGTACTGACATGACGATCACCGAACCCGGCGGAGCCCCCGAGACGGGACACCAGGAATCGGATTCCACGCCATCGCCGGCGCCGACTCCCGGCCCGTCGGCCAGCCGCCCGAAACCGGGACCGGCGCGTCCCGGCCCCCGGCCGGCGCTTCCGGTGGCCGCCGCGGCGGTGGCCGCAGTGCCCTCCAGCGATCCCCACCGATTCGGTCGCGTCGACCCCGACGGCACGGTGTGGCTGATCACCGCCTCCGGTGAACGCACCATCGGCTCCTGGCAGGCCGGCGACGCCGAGGCGGCCTACCTGCACTTCGGGCGGCGGTTCGACGACCTGCAGACCGAGGTGGTGCTGCTCGAGCGCCGGCTGGCCTCCGGGTCGGGTGACGCCCGCAAGATCCGCTCCGCCGCCGCCACGCTGGCCGAGAGCCTGCCCGAGGCGCACGTGCTCGGTGACGTGGACGCGCTGGCCGCCCGGCTCGCGGCGATCATCGAGCAGGCCGAGGGCGCCTCGCAGGAGGAGAAGGCCAAGCGCGAGGAGTTCCGGGCGCAGCAGACGGCCCGCAAGGAGGCGCTGGCCGCCGAGGCGGAGCAGCTGGCCGCCACGGCGTCGCAGTGGAAGGCCGCGGGCGACCGCATGCGGGCGATCCTCGACGAGTGGAAGACCATCAGCGGTGTCGACCGCAAGACCGACGACGCGCTGTGGAAGCGCTACTCGGCGGCCCGCGAGACGTTCAACCGGCGCCGCGGTTCGCATTTCGCCGAACTGGACCGGGAGCGGGCCGGCGCCCGGCAGGCCAAGGAGGCGCTGTGCGTACGCGCCGAGGAGCTGTGCGACTC contains:
- a CDS encoding DMT family transporter produces the protein MAKADLAAVLALAAAFFIAVGDVIHQRSAHEVTDEPVGHLELFARLLRDGRWWLGSGVAAIGFALQAAALGLGSVLLVQALLVTSLLFALPISARLSGRRVTRWEWLWAALLAAAVAVIVTVGDPTAGASRASLHTWLWVAAVLGPAMALCLLGAQMASPTASAVLLAVVSGGLWGLFAVLTKAVVDRLDVTSWAGVGALLSTPELYAWAAVGLAGTALQQASFRAGALTASLPTMTVAEPVVASVLGVVVLGETLRPGETGVFALAAAVAVMVVATAALARGEAATREPA
- a CDS encoding DUF349 domain-containing protein, which codes for MTITEPGGAPETGHQESDSTPSPAPTPGPSASRPKPGPARPGPRPALPVAAAAVAAVPSSDPHRFGRVDPDGTVWLITASGERTIGSWQAGDAEAAYLHFGRRFDDLQTEVVLLERRLASGSGDARKIRSAAATLAESLPEAHVLGDVDALAARLAAIIEQAEGASQEEKAKREEFRAQQTARKEALAAEAEQLAATASQWKAAGDRMRAILDEWKTISGVDRKTDDALWKRYSAARETFNRRRGSHFAELDRERAGARQAKEALCVRAEELCDSTDWGPTSAVFRDLLAEWKAAGRAAKDVDDALWQRFKSAQDRFFSARNAATAERDAEFRANADAKEALLAEAERLDPSDREAARAALRTIGDKWDAIGKVPRERAADLERRMRAVEKKIRDAPTGGVDPEAQARADQFRERAEQYERQAEKAEAAGRAKDAEQARANAEQWRQWAEAAADALGKKR